GGACGTCGGGCGGGCTGCGCACCGACGAGCACGCCCGCGTCCTGCGAACCGATGACACCGTGGTACCGGGCCTCTACGCGGTGGGCAACGCCTCCGCACCGGTGATGGGCCGCAGCTATGCCGGTGCCGGTGCGACCATCGGCCCAGCAATGACCTTCGGCTTCGTCGCGGCGAAACACGTTGCGGCACAAGCAGCCAATCAAGCCGTTAATACTCATAGGAGGTAACAATGAAAATCTCGCTGTTCTACGAATTCGCCCTGCCGCGGCCCTGGGCGCCCGACGACGAGCACATCATGATGCAGGACTGCCTCGACGAGGTTGAGGCCGCCGACAAGGCGGGCTTCTCCACCGTGTGGCTGACCGAGCATCACTTCCTCGAGGAGTACTGCCATTCGACGGCGCCGGAGATCTTCCTGGCCGCGGCCAGCCAGCGCACCAAGAACATTCGCCTCGGCTTCGGCATCATGCACCTGCCGCCCGTGGTCAATCACCCCGCCCGCGTCGCCGAACGCATCGCCACGCTCGACCTGCTCTCCAACGGCCGCGTCGAGTTCGGCACCGGCGAATCGTCGTCGGTCGGTGAGCTCGGCGGATTCAACATCGACCCCGCCGACAAGCGGGCCCAGTGGGAGGAGGCCCTCGAGGTCTCGATCCGCTGCATGATCGAGGAGCCGTTCACCGGTTTCAACGGCGAGCACGTCCAGATGCCGGCCCGCAACGTCGTGCCCAAGCCGCTGCAAAAGCCGCATCCGCCGGTCTGGGTCGCCTGCACACGGCCTGCCAGCGTGCAGATGGCGGCCCAAAAGGCCATCGGCGCTTTGAGTTTCGCCTACACCGGCCCCGGGCCGCTGACCGAGCGAGTCAATGGCTACTACAAGGAATTCGAAGAGAACGGCGTCCCCGTGACTCCGCGCATCAACCCGAACATCCTCGCGATCGGCGGCGACCTGTCGATGATGGTGGCCAAGACCGACGAGCAGGCGCTGCAGCGACTCGGTCAGGGCGGCGGGTTCTTCTCGTTCGGCATCATGCACTACTACATGACCGGAGTGCACACGCCCGGGCGGACCGGAGTGTGGCAGCGGTATCTCGAAGAGGTCGAAAAGGATCCGACGCTGGCCTACGGGCCGGGCCGGGGCGCAATCGGGTCGCCCGCCACGGTGCGCGAATTCCTGCGCGGCTACGAAGAGAGCGGCGTCGACGAGATCATCCTGCTGCTCAACCCGCGCAGCCACGAGGGCACCATGGAATCCATCGAGCTGATGGGCAAAGAGGTGCTCCCCGAATTCATCGAGCGCGACGCGAAAGCCGTGGCGGAAAAGGCGAAGCGGCTCGAGCCTGTCATCGAGAAGGTGGAGGCGCGCCGGCCGAAATCGACCGCACCACAGTTCGATGAGGATTACTCGTTTGGTGGACTGCCCACCGGCCGCGGCGGTAAGTTCACCGCCAGCGAGATCCCCGAAGCCATGGCGGAGATCAACGAAGGCCGTGTGCAGGCGGCGCAACGGGCGAAGGACCAGCAGAAGTAGAGCTGGAGTTCTACCAGGATTTCGAGGCGAGCCTTGGGAGAGATCGACGAGCTGTGGCGCTACGACGGCCGCCGCGCGGTGGTGACCGGATGCGCCTCGGGTATCGGCGAACACGTGGTACGGCAGCTCACCGAGCTCGGCGCCGAGGTCATCGGCCTGGACAAGCGACGGCCGCCGTTAGAGGTCAACGAGTTTCATGAGGTCGACCTCGCAGACCCGGAGTCGATCGACGGCGCCGTAGGGTCCATCCGCGGGCGGGTCGACGCGCTGTTCAACGTCGCCGGCGTTTCGTCCGGGATCGGCAACCCGTCACTGGTTGCCACGATCAACTTCCTGGGTCTGCGGCATCTCACCGAGGCGCTCATCCCGAAGATGATCGCGGGGTCCTCCATCGTCAGCGTGTCCTCGCTCGCGGCGGTCGGCTACCGGGAACATCTGCGCGAGGTGGCGCCGTTGCTCGACACCGCGTCCATGCGGGAGGGCATCCAGTGGTGTGCCGCCCATCCCGACGAGTTGGGCAATGGCTATCAGCTCTCCAAGGAAGCGATCATCCTCTACACGATGCGCAGTGCCACTCCGTTGGGCGCCAACGGCATCCGTATCAACTGCTCCGGCCCCGGGGTCACCGAGACCCCGATCCTCGATCAGCTGCGGACGGCCTACGGGCAGGGCTTCCTCGATGACATACCCAAGCCCCTGGGACGCGTTTCCGACCCCGCTGAGCAGGCTGCGGTGTTGCTCTTCTTGAATAGTCGTGCAGCCAGCTACATCACGGGACAGATTGTCTGGGTCGACGGTGGAAACGTCGGTGCCGCGATCGCCCGTGGACTCGAGGAAGGACGGGCGCATGGCCGACTTGACTGATTTTCGGCGGGTCGCGCGTGACGTCTCCAATTGGGGCCGCTGGGGTGACGACGACGAGCTCGGCACGCTGAACTTCATCACCGCGGAAAAGATCGCCCAGGCCGCAAGCCTGGCGCGGCACGGCAGGGTCTTTCCGCTCGGCGTGGACTTCGGGGCGTCGGGCCCGCAGGGCGCCTTCGAATACCGGCACAACCCCGTCCACATCATGACCATCGATGGCGGCGACGCGAAGACATTGGCCCAGTACGGCCCGGGCTGGGCGAGCAACCCAATAGCCCAACAGCTCAGCAGTTACATGGGCGACGACAATCCATTCCGCTTCAACGACGACTTGATCATCATGCCGTTGCAGGCGGCAAGTCAGTGGGACGCGCTGTCGCACGTGTACTACGACGAGCAGCTCTACAACGGCTTCCGAGCGGATTCGGTGACCAGCATGGGCGCCGTGCATTGCGGAATCGACAAAGTCGACGGCAAGGGCATTACCTCGCGAGGCGTGCTGCTGGACCTGGTCCGCCACCGGAAGGCGGAAGTCTTTCTCGAGCAGGGGAATCCGATCACACCCGAAGAATTGGACGACGTTGCACGCGCGCAGGGCGTGCGGATCGAACGCGGTGACATCGTGCTGATCCGGACCGGCTGGTGGACGAGGTTCGCGCAGACCGGGAACAAGACCGAACCCTTCTCCGGACTGGACTGGAGCTGCGCCGCGTGGCTGCACGACCACGAGGTCGCCGCCGTCGCTGCCGACAACCTGCAGGTTGAGGACCTGGTCTCGGGAGTAGAGGGCGTGTTCCTGCCTCTGCATCTGCTCTGCCTGCGGGACATGGGAATGATGTTCGGCGAGTACTGGGATCTCACCGCGCTGGCCGAGGACTGCGCCGCCGATGGCGTCTACGAATTCCAGCTCATCGCGCCGCCGCTGAGAGTCGTTGGGGCAGTGGGATCCCCGGTCAACCCGATAGCGATCAAATGACGGACTTTCAGCGTAAAACCATGTCGGTGGACGGCCTTTGCACCGCCTACCTGGAGGCGGGCGAGGGCGACCCCGTGGTGCTCCTGCACGGCGGTGAGTTCGGCGCGAGCGCCGAACTCGGCTGGGAACGCACTATTTCCGCGCTCGCCGAACGCTATCGGGTGCTTGCCCCCGATATGCTGGGATACGGAAGTTCGGCCAAGGTGGTCGACTTCGTCGACGGCCGTGGCATGCGCATCCGGCACGTCGCACGGTTCTGCGAATCGCTCGGTGTTCACTCGGCGCACTTTGTCGGCAATTCGATGGGGGCCATCAATCTGCTGACCGACAGCACGTCGGAGACGCCGCTGCTGCCGATCCGTAGCCTGGTGATCATCTGCGGAGGCGGCGAGATCCAGCAGAACCTGCATTTCGAGGCGCTGCAGAACTATGACGCCTCGTTGCCGGCCATGCGCCGCATCGTCGAAGCGCTGTTCTCCGATCCCGCCTACGCCGCCGACGAGGAATATGTGCGGCGCCGCCACGAGTCGAGCACCGCGCCGGGGGCGTGGGAGGCCATCGCCGCGGCCCGGTTTCGCCGCCCCGGAGCCACGCCGTCGTCGGCCCCGTCCAGCGCACGGGCTTACGAACGCATCGGCGTGCCAACGCTTGTCATCGAGGGCGGCGACGACAAGCTCCTGCCCAGCGGCTGGGCGGCCCAGATCGCCAAGCAGATCGACGGAGCCCGTTCGGCGGTGGTCGACAACGCCGGGCACTGCCCGCAGATTGAGCAACCGTCGACCGTCAACCAGTTGCTGACGGAATTTCTGGCCGTCGTCTGATCGTCAGAAGACGTAGTCCAGCCGAGTCGCCATCCCCGCGACCTGGTGATAGGTGTTGTGGCAGTGCATCAGCCACGTGCCGGGGTTGTCGGCAACGAGAACAGCGGCGAGCTTCTGCTTGGGCAGCACGATGACGGTGTCCTTGCGGGCGCCCGGGCTTCCGTCGGGCTTGATCACCTGGAACGTGTGCCCGTGCAGGTGAATCGGGTGATACATCGTCGTGGTGTTGTCGAAGGTGATGGTGGGACGCTGGCCTTGTTGCACGCGCAGCGGGCTCGTCTTTCCGTAGGGCTGCCCGTTGATCGTCCAGTTGTACTGCATCATGTTGCCGCCCAGCACGACCGGAAGGTTGATGTTGGGGTCGGGGCGGCCCAGGTTGACCGGCGTTGTGGCGGTGAACATTTCAACGGTGCCCACGCGTTTGGTGAGTTCGCCCGGCTGCAATTGCGGGTCGGGCGCGCTGCCCGCGCCCGTGGACAGCAATGCCCGCGCCAGAGCGCCTTTGCCCTCCGCGACGGCGACCAGCGGGAAGACGCCGTCCGCGGCGGTCACGGTGACGTCGTAGCGTTCGGCCATGCCGATGAGCAGGGCGTCGACCTGAGCGGGCACCACGGCGTAGCCGTCGGTGTGTGTCACCGTCATCGAATGGCCGGCCAGCGCGACCCGGAACGTGGTGTCGGAGGCGGCGTTGATGAACCGAATCCGTATCCGTTGACCGGGCTTCGCATTGAACGTCACCGGGGAGGTGAAAATTCGGCCGTTGATCAGGTAGTGGGGATAGGCGATTTCTCCGGCGTCGCCACCGAGAAGGTCGCTGCTGCCGGCACTTCCCGCGGACGGTCCGGGACCGCCGGGCGCCGGACTCGTCGACGTCGCCGGGCTGGTCGACGTCGTCTCGGACGTGCTGGTTTCCGTCGTCGTCTCGGTTGTGCTCGTCTCGGACGTGGTGGGCATGGGCGATTTGTTCGGGTTGCTCAGTTCGCTGTAGAGCTGCTGGGGGCTCTTCCCGGCGCCGTCGGTCCAATCATCAAGGACGACAATCCATTCGGCGTCGTAGTTGCCCTCGGTCGGGTCATCCACGATGACCGGAAGGTACAGCCCGGTGTCCTCGTCCAGGCCGGTGTGCGGATGTGCCCAGTACGTGCCCGAGTCGGGCACGGAGAAACGGTAGGTGAAGTCATGGCCGGGCGCGATGTTGGGTGTGGCGGGCTCGGCGCCGTCCATGTCGTTGCGCAGGGCGATCCCGTGCCAATGCACCGACGTCGGATGATCGAGCCGGTTTTTCACCGTCACCACGACTTCGTCACCGATGCTGGCGCGGATCACCGATCCGGGGATGGAGTTGCCGAAGGCCAGCGTGCGCACGACCGGTCCGCCCAGGTCGATCTGGACCTGCTGGGGCGTCAGGCTGGCGGTGACGGTCCGGCCGCTGTGCGGTCGGGCGGCCTCGGCCGCATCGATGGCGGCGGCCATCCGGGCGCTGCCCGACGGCTCGGGCTTGGTTTGGCTGCACGCTGTCAGCGTCAATCCGCCGGCGATGCCCGCGGCCAGGAAACCGCGCCTCGTGAGCCGCGTTGTGTCGAAGGGGATGTCGCTGGGGGGTTGCCCGGGCAATGAATGCTCCTCGTCGTTGCGCAACTACCCACCGTAGAGCGAAGGCCGCCGAAAAGTCCGCAACAACTCGACGCCGGCCGCCGCGCCGATCACACGGCGGCGCCGCCGCCGTCGACGTGCAGGGTCGAGCCGGTGACGAAGCTGGAGCGGGGGGAACTCAGGAACAGGACCGCTTCGGCGATCTCGGACGGGAAGGCGGTGCGCCCCAGCGGCAGGGCCCGCCCGAGCTCCTCGTTGACGTCACCCCATTCCGCCGCCACCCCGGGCGTGCGGGTGGGCCCCGGCGCGACGCTGTTCACCCGTACCCCGGCCGCCCCGAATTCGGCGGCCCAGGTGCGGGTGAGCGATTCCACCGCGGCCTTGGAGGCGCTGTAGCCGGACGCGCCGGGAATTCCCTTGAAGGCGGCCATGGTGGTGATGTTGACGATGCTGCCGCGGCCCCGGTTGAGCATCCCCGGGACCAGTCCGGCAACCAGGAAGTACGCGCCGCGTACGTTGGTGTCGAACATCGTCTCGAACGACGACATCCCCTGCTCCACCGTCAATGCCGACGGAAAACTGCCGGCGTTGTTGACGATGATGTCGACCTCACCACACTGTTGCACAAGCGAATTCACCGAGTCGATATCGGCCATGTCGGTCTGGATGAACCGCGCCTTCGGCCCGATGACCTCCAACGCGTGCGCGCCCCTGGCCGCGTCGCGGCCCGAGATGATGACGGTGGCGCCTTCGCTGACGAACAGCCGGGCGGATTCCAGTCCAATGCCCGCCGTGCCGCCCGTGATCACCGCGGTGTGGTCCATCAGCTCCATCGGACCATCTCCTCCGGCCGTTACTTGGTGTTGCTGGGCACCTGTGCAGCCAGCCAATCGCCGAACCGGGTGGGGTAGAGGGTGACTTCTTCGCCCTCGATGGGAACGATCATGCGCTCGTCGAGCACCACGCCGTAATACTGCGCGTCGGGGTCGGTCACCACCTGGCGGGCATCGCCGGTCGCGGCGAAGCGGGTGCGGATGAAGTCGTCCATGCCCTGCTTTTCGGGTCCGGCGATGTTGACCACCCCGTTGGCCGGCTCACCGATTGCGGCGTGCGCGACGGCCGCGGCCACATCCGCGGCGGCGATCGGCTGGAACGCCCCATGCGGCGCGCGGACCGTGTCACCATCGGTCATCGAATCGGCAATGCCCTCAACGAATTCGAAGAACTGGGTAGCCCGCACGATCGTGTAGGGAGCTCCGGATTCCACGACCACCTTTTCCTGGGCGATCTTGGCCCGCATGTAACCACTTTCGGCCGCGCGGTCGGCGCCCACGATCGAGAGCGCGACGTGATGCTGCACGCCCGCGGCCCGCTCCGCCTCGAGAAGGTTGCGGGTGGACGTGGTGAAGAAGTTCAGCACATCGTCATCGGCCCACGACGGCGAATTGGAAACGTCCACCACCGCGTGGACACCGGCGACGGCCTCGGCCACCCCTTCACCGGTCACGGTGTTGACGCCGGTGCTCGGCGACGCCGGGACCGCTTCGTGCCCCTGCTCGGTGAGGATGGTGACCACCTGCGATCCGATCAGCCCGCTGCCACCGATTACCAAAACCTTCATGATCACGCCTTTCAAGCTTCTCGACGAACTGGCCTCTTCAGCATGGCCCGCGCACTGGTCCGTGGGAACCCTGGAAAGTCCGTAGTCCTGCCGGACTCAGGGGCCGAATTCCTTGGCCATGCCGCGCAGTTGTCGGCGCGAGGTGATGCCGAGCTTGGCGAACACCTTGCGCAGGTGCCATTCGACGGTATGGCTGCTGATGAACAACTGCGCGGCGATCTCGGGGTTGGTCAGGCCCTCGCCTGCCAGCCGGGCGATCTGGGCCTCCTGCGCCGTGAGCTCACCACCGGATGCCTTTCCCGCCTTCGCCGACCGCTTGTTCACGTTCTCGCCCGTGGCCAGCAGCTCGCGGCGGGCCCGCGCGGCGAACGCGTCGGCACCCATCCGGGTGAACATCTCGTGGGCGGTGCCCAATTGGGAGCGGGCGTCGATCCGGCGATTGCAGCGGCGCAGCCATTCTCCGTAGGACAGGTGCGCGCGGGCCAGCTGGACGGCGATGCGCGTGCGCGCGAGCTTGTCGATCGCTTCGAGGTGGCAGGCCTCGGCGTCGCGGTCGGCCGCCAGCAATGCCTTGGACCGAAGGAAAACGCCGTTCGCCCAGTCCGTTTGGGCGCTGAGTGCCCGGACTTCCAGTTGGCGCAGGGCGTCGCGGGCCGCGTCCCGCCGACCACTTCGCGCGGCGGCTTCGATGAGTTCGATCAGGCACCAGCCGAACAGGCCCAGGTCCTCGTATTCGCA
The sequence above is drawn from the Mycobacterium marseillense genome and encodes:
- a CDS encoding LLM class flavin-dependent oxidoreductase, whose protein sequence is MKISLFYEFALPRPWAPDDEHIMMQDCLDEVEAADKAGFSTVWLTEHHFLEEYCHSTAPEIFLAAASQRTKNIRLGFGIMHLPPVVNHPARVAERIATLDLLSNGRVEFGTGESSSVGELGGFNIDPADKRAQWEEALEVSIRCMIEEPFTGFNGEHVQMPARNVVPKPLQKPHPPVWVACTRPASVQMAAQKAIGALSFAYTGPGPLTERVNGYYKEFEENGVPVTPRINPNILAIGGDLSMMVAKTDEQALQRLGQGGGFFSFGIMHYYMTGVHTPGRTGVWQRYLEEVEKDPTLAYGPGRGAIGSPATVREFLRGYEESGVDEIILLLNPRSHEGTMESIELMGKEVLPEFIERDAKAVAEKAKRLEPVIEKVEARRPKSTAPQFDEDYSFGGLPTGRGGKFTASEIPEAMAEINEGRVQAAQRAKDQQK
- a CDS encoding coniferyl-alcohol dehydrogenase translates to MGEIDELWRYDGRRAVVTGCASGIGEHVVRQLTELGAEVIGLDKRRPPLEVNEFHEVDLADPESIDGAVGSIRGRVDALFNVAGVSSGIGNPSLVATINFLGLRHLTEALIPKMIAGSSIVSVSSLAAVGYREHLREVAPLLDTASMREGIQWCAAHPDELGNGYQLSKEAIILYTMRSATPLGANGIRINCSGPGVTETPILDQLRTAYGQGFLDDIPKPLGRVSDPAEQAAVLLFLNSRAASYITGQIVWVDGGNVGAAIARGLEEGRAHGRLD
- a CDS encoding cyclase family protein, producing MADLTDFRRVARDVSNWGRWGDDDELGTLNFITAEKIAQAASLARHGRVFPLGVDFGASGPQGAFEYRHNPVHIMTIDGGDAKTLAQYGPGWASNPIAQQLSSYMGDDNPFRFNDDLIIMPLQAASQWDALSHVYYDEQLYNGFRADSVTSMGAVHCGIDKVDGKGITSRGVLLDLVRHRKAEVFLEQGNPITPEELDDVARAQGVRIERGDIVLIRTGWWTRFAQTGNKTEPFSGLDWSCAAWLHDHEVAAVAADNLQVEDLVSGVEGVFLPLHLLCLRDMGMMFGEYWDLTALAEDCAADGVYEFQLIAPPLRVVGAVGSPVNPIAIK
- a CDS encoding alpha/beta fold hydrolase, whose protein sequence is MTDFQRKTMSVDGLCTAYLEAGEGDPVVLLHGGEFGASAELGWERTISALAERYRVLAPDMLGYGSSAKVVDFVDGRGMRIRHVARFCESLGVHSAHFVGNSMGAINLLTDSTSETPLLPIRSLVIICGGGEIQQNLHFEALQNYDASLPAMRRIVEALFSDPAYAADEEYVRRRHESSTAPGAWEAIAAARFRRPGATPSSAPSSARAYERIGVPTLVIEGGDDKLLPSGWAAQIAKQIDGARSAVVDNAGHCPQIEQPSTVNQLLTEFLAVV
- a CDS encoding multicopper oxidase family protein, which produces MPGQPPSDIPFDTTRLTRRGFLAAGIAGGLTLTACSQTKPEPSGSARMAAAIDAAEAARPHSGRTVTASLTPQQVQIDLGGPVVRTLAFGNSIPGSVIRASIGDEVVVTVKNRLDHPTSVHWHGIALRNDMDGAEPATPNIAPGHDFTYRFSVPDSGTYWAHPHTGLDEDTGLYLPVIVDDPTEGNYDAEWIVVLDDWTDGAGKSPQQLYSELSNPNKSPMPTTSETSTTETTTETSTSETTSTSPATSTSPAPGGPGPSAGSAGSSDLLGGDAGEIAYPHYLINGRIFTSPVTFNAKPGQRIRIRFINAASDTTFRVALAGHSMTVTHTDGYAVVPAQVDALLIGMAERYDVTVTAADGVFPLVAVAEGKGALARALLSTGAGSAPDPQLQPGELTKRVGTVEMFTATTPVNLGRPDPNINLPVVLGGNMMQYNWTINGQPYGKTSPLRVQQGQRPTITFDNTTTMYHPIHLHGHTFQVIKPDGSPGARKDTVIVLPKQKLAAVLVADNPGTWLMHCHNTYHQVAGMATRLDYVF
- a CDS encoding SDR family NAD(P)-dependent oxidoreductase; this encodes MELMDHTAVITGGTAGIGLESARLFVSEGATVIISGRDAARGAHALEVIGPKARFIQTDMADIDSVNSLVQQCGEVDIIVNNAGSFPSALTVEQGMSSFETMFDTNVRGAYFLVAGLVPGMLNRGRGSIVNITTMAAFKGIPGASGYSASKAAVESLTRTWAAEFGAAGVRVNSVAPGPTRTPGVAAEWGDVNEELGRALPLGRTAFPSEIAEAVLFLSSPRSSFVTGSTLHVDGGGAAV
- a CDS encoding SDR family oxidoreductase, whose translation is MKVLVIGGSGLIGSQVVTILTEQGHEAVPASPSTGVNTVTGEGVAEAVAGVHAVVDVSNSPSWADDDVLNFFTTSTRNLLEAERAAGVQHHVALSIVGADRAAESGYMRAKIAQEKVVVESGAPYTIVRATQFFEFVEGIADSMTDGDTVRAPHGAFQPIAAADVAAAVAHAAIGEPANGVVNIAGPEKQGMDDFIRTRFAATGDARQVVTDPDAQYYGVVLDERMIVPIEGEEVTLYPTRFGDWLAAQVPSNTK